The DNA window TTGAAAGTGTACGGTGGCCGAACATGAGCCAACTATCATCCTTCAGGAAGGCACTTTTGCGTGGTCAAAAACTGTTTAGTATCGTACATGGGAACTTTTTGGGCGTTGATTGCTGGAACTTTGCATTAATGCGGGCAAACCACCATCAAAAAGCAACACGCCTAACCGAGAAAGTGATATCTCCGCATACCTTGGTGAAAGGACCAACCGATCATGACTGTAGATGATCGGAAGTAATGTATTTCATTCCGCGCTGTAGTTGGAACCACTCGGTTTGCGAGCTAAAGACGCCCTCTACCTTCACATGGCCTCCCAAGAACATAAGTTCCTTCGAAGAACGGCACCAATCGTTCAATCATGAAATCCAAGGTGGAGTCTGTGCACCTCCGCGATATTGCTCGAGGCGGCGGCAAAATAAATTGCCCCCGTATCTGTGCCTCATCCGGTAAGTGACTAGATTAGGTTCTGGGAAGGTAGTGTGTATGGGAAATAAAACACTGTGAAACCAGCCTGCTCTGATGCATGGGGCGGTAGCTCATGCTATCACTAGGGCCATTGGCCTTGTtacttgttttcttcctcttcttttattGCTGCAGTAGTAAGCTTCATGATGCAAGGAACTGCTGCTGGACATATTTACTCTAATCGTTCGAGATTTGGGGCGGGAACTCGGTCTCTATTCATTATCAAGAAACTACTAAGGATGGAGATTGGCATTCGTCGTGTTACAATGATGCATGTCTTTCTCACCACTACCTAGACTGAGGCCATTGACTGCATTGTATACGGTATGGCCGCCCTGAACATGGAATATATGCAATGACTAAAATATGAGTGGCAAAGATAAGTTTCGATGAACCGCATGGTATAGATTTATTGTCTCGTAATGCGGGCTTCATGATGATTACGTTTTAGCGAGGAGTGTTCTCTTAAGGGTACGGCGGCACAGGCTATTGAATGGTAAGTGGATGTCAAGACAAATATACGCTTGCAGACGCGCTCATTTGCAACATCTTACGTACTGCTAATCCACGCCGTTTAAATGAATGTTCTCCCTGGTAGGTCCAGAGATGGCCACGAGACAACAGTCACACAGTATTAAAAACAAGGTCCCGTTTTAACTCTGCTCTGGTAAGTTTCTTAAAGCAAATAAAGATAGATAAGCTAGCCCCAAGTCAGAAAAGCGGCCGACCCGTTTGCCCCTGCCCTTAGGCAACGCCACACCAACAAGGAACCTTTGGATCTCTTGGCTCGCTACTTACAGACACAGGGGTCATGAAATTGGAACCTTTGTAAATGCAAGACAACAAAAGCAAGCCACAAGCACGCTCTACGAGGGATGCTGTTTCCAGAAGCGACAAAGCTTCCTACTTTGTAAATACTCAACAGTGGCATCTTCTTTATGGCTGAATTATAGAGGTTGTCTCTTACACAGGCGCCAAAGCATAGGTACTCCGGATACCGTAGTGCGAGGCAAAGTGCAGCGTAGTATAAGAGCTTCGGAGTGATATTCCTGATTACTATCCCTGGTCCAGAAACTGAGAACCAGCCCACAACGCGGAGGAGCAAAACAACAATGGCGGAGAGCTGCGATGCCCGGGAGGAGtcttggctgcagcgccaaGGTGTGCCATGCTCAGCCAAGCTTAGCTTCCAAATAACCTGAGCGAAGAGTCTTGGCGCATTTTGGTGGTCAGTTCCTTAGATGGCTAATGATATCGCATTCTGCGTATATGTCGTGGACGTTTCAAGCAATAGCCGCCAGCCGTCCACAACCTTGCGTATCAATCTTATGAGGGGGCGCAAGATGGATGGCCGGGGTCAGCTGCGTGACAGTACATCATGCATCTACTAGTGCTAGTGATAGCATTGACCTGCTAGAAACACGCGAATGAAGCAGCTACACAGATGAATGCCCGGTGTATCCCCATACAGGCACACGAAGGTAGAAGTCCAAGTAAACGTCTGATCCTTTTCTGAGATCACATGCTCAGTCGCCCATCCTGCTAATTCCTTATGTCCTTGTTTGCATAATAAGTCAGACTGAGAGAACCTATGACTTCTTGTTTGCCATTTCGTGATCTAGGGTGGGGTTGAAAAGCAGCTAACACCATCTGGTGATTGTGTCTGTGTCCAAACGTTTATAAGTGATGTCCATGGAGATGGCCCATGGTTTGTTCGCGCGTGTTGGTAGCGGTCAGTGACGCCGTTTTAGCGACATTTGGCAGAAGGTCTCGTAGTAGATCTGTAGCATTGTTTGGTAGCATCGAGTGTAGCATCGAGTGTCCAAGAGTACACCTGAAATAAGTACAGTCTGGACATGATGAAAGAGCCCGAGGGAAGAGTGCTATAGATAAAGGGTGGACATGTATACTTCGTATGGGTACGACTGCTGTAGCTAAGCAAGCGCTAGTGCAACGATCCGTTGTGCTGTTAAGccaaacaagacaaaggatTAGGCCATTAGGCCAGTAATTGCTATTGTAGAAATGGTTGTAACAGGGCTGTCTACTTATAAGCGATTTGACCTGTTACAAGAGACCAGCTTGTAATAGCTACAAGACCCTGGGAAAGGTGCACAGCCAGCAAAGAACAGATTTCAAGATTTTAGCAGCCCAAATCCATTGAACTGACACATGCACCACGACATACAAATTGTTACAACGATATATCGTGTATCTCATTTGGTGGATAACTCTTAGCTCACCTTGGGGAAGTTTTCGGCGAGTTTAATGGAGTCAACGGATAAGTCGTTGGTATATGAGTATTGCACTGTATTAAGTGCGGAATACGGTTTGAGGCATCCTCACAATGCAGTTTTCAGCTCCAAATGAGCCTTAGCAATCCATTTGATTCAATTTGGTTTAAATATTTGTCGGTGGAGTGGGCAGAGACCTAGAGAATCCATCGTTTCTGAACCGAGCTATTtcttatagcttattatcATCACACCACTCTTTTATGGATATTTGCCATAATTGCCATATCCTCCCTTTGGTGCCGGGTAGTTTTTGTAGTCTCCATATCCTCCCTTTGGCGGCGGATAGTTACCGTAGCCACCATAATTGCCATATCCTGGATCAGCTTCTGGCGCAGGGTCGGGAGCGGCTTCGGCGATGGGGCTAGCCAGAGTTGAGGAGAATGTAGCAAGCAGAGTGACCCAAAAAAATTTCATGTTGAAGTTCTTGGTGATAATTAGATTGATAAGGCTTGACGCTGAGTAGATGCGGTTGAATGTGCATGTGGGTTTTAATGTCGATCTTCAGATGCTCTCTCTTAGACGGCGGAAGCGGCTCACTTTTAAACATAAAATAAGCGGCATTGATGATCTTCAAATTGGATCAAACTAGTCACACGATGTTAGCTGAATGACCTCTTGGtctttattttaaagtttaattgAAGCTATTCATATATGACGCCCTGTCGATATGTCTTGATGAGGCAAGTCAAACTTTACTGAAGTCATTCGTGGATGCGAGATAATAACTAGACTATTGGAAGAGCGCCACAGCTCCGATGTGTCTGCCACTCGAGGAATGTATAATTGGAAGCTAGCTATACGAATGGGTCGGCCCAAACGAATTGCTTCATAGTACACCGCACGCGTGAAGGAAATTGCCGAGGAAGCAACATGAATAGCAATGCCAATCTGGAGATTTTGACAGACAATACAACTTTATGACTATTTATGTCGTCATAGGATGTTACCGTTGTTGTCTATGCTTGGAATGTGGATTAGCTAGATGCTTACTAGAGAGGGATCCTCCGCATACGAGACGCCTCAAAAGTCGGCGGAAGAGCCGGTATTATAACCATCGTCGCTCGTTGCTTGCGACAATCGTTGACTTGATCACATTAATACTAATGAGACAAGGATCTGGCATTGAAACAACCTTGCAACAGGATTTTATTGGTCTTGATAATGAAAAGCTAAAGCTTCtaaaagagaagctgaaaaatAGAGTTTAGGTTTGAGTGAATGATCTTGTCATTTAGTGGCGTATTTGCCAATTGCTTATTCCTTTCCAACAATTCGACTTTACAATTACTTCCCAacatcagcttctttttggatATCTGAATCTGAGAGTATCTTGACACAATGGACAAGAGACAGCATCTACGTCGGCTACTTTCCAGCATCTCGGACGAGTCTGACGAGGAGGATAGCCTGCCTCAACACTCGACCAGCGGGGTGCTGAATAAGAAATCCGATTTTTGCAAGCTTCTTAAAAAATCTTTTTGCGTATTTTTGGTATTGGCGGTCGCCTGTGGGCTCTCTTTTTGGGCTGGAACATGTGTGTCCAGGCGACAACCGACTCTTGATGGCGTATGCGCAAAACATACAAACCAATGGTGTAAGACATTCGCAAGCACACATTTACGATATTCTAACAACAAAATTTATAGCACCTCTAGTTCGTGATGTAGCGATTCAATACGACGGCAAAGAGTTTAATGGGTCTTTCATGAATGAGAATATATATCGACAAGTGGGATCACCAGAAGTTGACAAAGCATGGGAAGATCTCGGTGTCAATTGTGAGTATCCAGATATCATTGAAGCTCAAATGTTATACCTAACCGTCTATAGATCGAGCTGGTGTTATCTCATACGAGGATGGCCTAGCTAGTGGGCTGGAAGCATCTTTTGTCCAGCGCGCGAAAAAGTATGGCGGAGGTTTTCTGGTCAACGTCGAGGGAATGCATCATTTGCACTGCTTGGTAACGATCAATGCATGAGCCATTCACTTGCAGCTTTCCAAATGTAATGCTAACCGTATATCAGAATTTAGTTCGCAAAGCGCTCTATTTTAACTACGATCGATATAAAGAGTTGGGAGAGCATGCATTTCTAAACGAAGAGGATATCCTACGTCGGCACATTAGTAAGTTCGCCAGTGCAGTATATACTATATCCATGATAATGGCTCTAATTATTGCGAAGCACACTGCCTTGACACTGTTCGCCAAGTTTTAATT is part of the Trichoderma atroviride chromosome 1, complete sequence genome and encodes:
- a CDS encoding uncharacterized protein (SECRETED:SignalP(1-17)); this translates as MKFFWVTLLATFSSTLASPIAEAAPDPAPEADPGYGNYGGYGNYPPPKGGYGDYKNYPAPKGGYGNYGKYP